In one window of Desulfurellaceae bacterium DNA:
- a CDS encoding acyl-CoA dehydrogenase family protein produces MDFELSAEQQMLKDLCRDFARKEIAPYADEWFDAEYFPTEIFHKLADLQLMGLLIPEEYGGTGAGTMAMVAALEELGKVDQSIATTLQAHLTIGSLPFLHFGTEEQKHKWLTPLARGERLGAFGLTEPQAGSDAANIQTISRLEGDSWVVNGTKCFISNAGTPLSYGLVALTADSAGGNGKRAYRAIIIPKDTPGYTVGQPYKKIGWHTVDTREQVFENVRVPRENLLGQDGSGFRAFLKTLECGRISVATLGLSLAEACLNMSLRYAQERKTFGKPLASHQAIQFKLADMATQVDMARLMVYRAAGLRDQGRPYAKEAAMAKLASSEIAVKAAEEAVQIHGGYGYTRDFPVSRFYLDSKILTIGEGTSEVQRMVIARQLGC; encoded by the coding sequence ATGGATTTTGAACTGAGCGCCGAACAGCAGATGCTCAAAGACTTGTGTCGCGATTTTGCCCGCAAGGAGATCGCACCCTACGCCGACGAGTGGTTTGATGCCGAGTATTTTCCGACCGAGATCTTTCACAAGCTGGCCGACCTACAGCTGATGGGCCTGCTCATCCCCGAGGAGTACGGGGGCACCGGCGCCGGTACCATGGCCATGGTGGCGGCTCTCGAAGAGCTGGGCAAGGTTGATCAGTCGATTGCCACCACCCTGCAAGCCCATCTGACGATCGGCTCGCTGCCTTTTCTGCACTTCGGCACCGAGGAGCAGAAGCATAAGTGGCTCACCCCGCTGGCGCGCGGGGAACGCCTGGGCGCGTTTGGCCTGACCGAGCCGCAGGCCGGCTCGGACGCGGCCAACATCCAGACGATCTCGCGCCTGGAGGGCGACTCGTGGGTCGTCAACGGCACAAAGTGTTTTATCTCCAACGCCGGCACACCGCTCAGCTATGGGCTGGTGGCGCTGACTGCGGACAGCGCGGGCGGCAACGGCAAGCGGGCCTACCGGGCCATCATCATTCCCAAAGACACGCCCGGCTATACGGTCGGCCAGCCTTATAAGAAGATCGGCTGGCATACGGTCGATACCCGCGAGCAGGTATTTGAGAACGTGCGGGTGCCGCGCGAGAATCTGCTGGGCCAGGACGGCTCCGGCTTCCGGGCCTTTCTCAAGACCCTGGAGTGCGGCCGGATCTCGGTCGCCACGCTCGGCCTGTCGCTGGCCGAGGCGTGTCTGAACATGTCGCTCCGGTACGCCCAGGAGCGTAAGACCTTTGGCAAGCCGCTGGCCTCGCACCAGGCGATTCAGTTCAAGCTGGCGGACATGGCCACCCAGGTCGATATGGCCCGGCTCATGGTCTACCGCGCCGCCGGGCTGCGCGACCAGGGCCGCCCGTACGCCAAAGAGGCTGCCATGGCCAAGCTGGCTTCGTCCGAGATTGCGGTCAAGGCGGCTGAGGAAGCGGTCCAGATTCACGGCGGTTACGGCTATACGCGGGACTTCCCGGTGTCACGCTTTTACCTCGACTCAAAGATCCTGACCATTGGCGAGGGCACCAGCGAGGTGCAGCGGATGGTGATTGCCCGCCAGCTGGGGTGCTGA
- a CDS encoding SMP-30/gluconolactonase/LRE family protein produces MLETIASGYGLIEGPRVDADGNLFFSDVTNGGVYRRSPGGEIGTVVPKRRGVGGIALHADGGVVVSGKNICHVKDGTSRILFQRDDIPGFNDIFTDGAGRVYAGALRSDPFKLTSQVPGELWRIEAEGQAIEVYGNIGITNGIGASPDGRLLYHADSAVKQVVVHDISPDGTATNRRVFATLDEVPDGLAVDESGRVWVAVYGGGCATCFAPDGTIDHTVEVPAKAVTSLCFGGQDRRDLYIVTADNTEDPNRKGTIFHTRVDVPGVAVPLATV; encoded by the coding sequence ATGCTGGAAACAATTGCCTCAGGCTATGGCCTGATCGAAGGACCCCGGGTGGACGCGGACGGAAATCTGTTTTTTAGCGATGTCACAAACGGTGGGGTGTACCGCCGCTCGCCGGGTGGCGAGATCGGCACGGTTGTGCCGAAACGGCGGGGCGTGGGGGGGATTGCGCTGCACGCCGACGGCGGAGTGGTCGTCTCCGGCAAGAACATCTGCCACGTCAAGGACGGAACCAGTCGCATCCTGTTTCAGCGCGATGATATTCCCGGCTTCAACGATATCTTCACCGACGGCGCCGGCCGGGTCTACGCCGGAGCCTTACGGTCCGACCCGTTCAAGCTGACCAGCCAGGTGCCGGGCGAGCTGTGGCGGATCGAAGCCGAGGGGCAGGCGATCGAGGTGTACGGGAACATCGGCATTACGAACGGCATCGGCGCGTCTCCAGACGGCAGGCTGCTCTATCACGCCGACAGTGCGGTCAAGCAGGTCGTCGTGCATGACATCAGCCCGGACGGAACGGCGACCAATCGGCGTGTGTTTGCCACCCTCGACGAGGTGCCCGACGGCCTGGCGGTTGACGAGTCCGGCCGGGTGTGGGTGGCCGTGTATGGCGGGGGCTGCGCCACCTGTTTTGCGCCCGACGGAACGATCGATCATACTGTTGAGGTGCCGGCCAAGGCGGTCACCAGCCTGTGTTTCGGCGGCCAGGACCGGCGCGACCTGTACATCGTGACCGCCGACAATACCGAAGACCCGAACCGCAAGGGCACGATTTTTCACACCCGGGTAGACGTACCCGGAGTGGCCGTGCCCCTGGCGACGGTCTAG
- a CDS encoding aldo/keto reductase, translating into MPLPASSSFPLAPDLSICRLLNGMWQVSGAHGSIDPKAAIANMFDYHTAGFHTWDLADHYGPAEDFIGEFRRQLIADQGEAAWSGVQAFTKWVPRPGRMTRQIVEANITRSLRRMDVASLDLLQFHWWEYFDERYLDALRHLADLRDEGKIRHLALTNFDTAHLKTITEAGIRVVSNQVQFSLIDRRPEVEMIPFCQEHDISLLTYGTVCGGLLSEKYLDHPEPSRRILNTASLQKYKDMIDAWGGWDLFQELLTILKAIAEKHAVSIANVATRYILDRPAVAGVILGVRLGVSDHRQDNARVFDVGLDAADIGQIEAVLAKSRDLFRLIGDCGDEYRN; encoded by the coding sequence ATGCCCCTGCCCGCCAGCAGCAGCTTCCCCCTCGCCCCCGATCTGTCCATATGTCGCCTCCTCAACGGGATGTGGCAGGTCTCCGGGGCGCACGGCAGCATCGACCCCAAGGCCGCCATCGCAAACATGTTCGACTACCATACGGCAGGCTTTCACACCTGGGATCTGGCCGACCACTACGGTCCAGCCGAGGATTTCATCGGCGAGTTTCGGCGTCAGCTTATCGCCGACCAGGGCGAGGCTGCATGGTCAGGCGTCCAAGCCTTTACCAAATGGGTGCCGCGGCCCGGCCGCATGACACGCCAGATTGTCGAGGCCAATATCACCCGCTCGCTCCGCCGTATGGATGTCGCCAGCCTGGACCTGCTCCAGTTTCACTGGTGGGAGTATTTCGATGAGCGCTATCTGGACGCGCTCAGGCATCTGGCTGACCTGCGTGACGAGGGAAAAATTCGCCATCTGGCGCTGACCAATTTTGACACAGCGCATCTCAAAACGATTACCGAGGCCGGTATCCGGGTGGTTTCCAACCAGGTTCAGTTCTCGCTGATCGACCGACGCCCGGAAGTCGAGATGATCCCCTTCTGCCAGGAACACGACATCAGCCTGCTGACCTATGGCACGGTGTGCGGTGGCCTGCTGTCCGAGAAATACCTCGACCACCCCGAGCCGAGCCGCAGGATTCTCAACACGGCCAGCTTGCAGAAATACAAGGACATGATTGACGCCTGGGGCGGCTGGGACCTGTTTCAGGAACTGCTCACCATCCTCAAAGCCATCGCCGAGAAACACGCGGTGAGCATTGCCAATGTCGCCACCCGCTATATTCTCGACCGGCCGGCTGTCGCCGGGGTCATCCTGGGCGTGCGACTGGGGGTCTCAGACCACCGCCAGGACAACGCCCGGGTGTTCGATGTCGGTCTGGACGCGGCTGATATCGGCCAGATTGAAGCCGTGCTGGCAAAGTCGCGCGATCTGTTTCGGCTGATTGGAGACTGCGGGGATGAATACCGGAACTGA
- a CDS encoding acetyl-CoA hydrolase/transferase family protein: MEPWQHTYKDKLISAQAAAQLTISGQLVRLHIGKPPIPILDALAKRNGQLEDVTLIQCFPLYNHPIWNEPGYEQSFHLIVDYVGAGCRQGMQQHYVDFLPLDYPQYAKQVEDGRTNTWQADIFYGVVSPPDERGYCSFGNALWYNKDAARAATCFVAEVDPTFIRTHGDNWIHVSEIDYLVEETAPFPVGTAPPPVEERGTLEVIGEFAAGLIRDGDTVQMGIGAISEAIGLFLMDRNDLGIHSEIMTASHVELVKRGIATGKYKTSHQGKAVAAMVVGGADLEFVDNNPAFELYSVLYTNSLLNIAAQNHQVAVNSTLAIDLTGQAAAESLGPQMYSGIGGQMTFMMGAMYSHGGRSIMVLPSTAKRGQLSRIVPMLEPGSTLTTPRQYADYVVTEFGIVNLQGKTQRQRAEALIEIAHPDFQPELKAQARRMFWPV; this comes from the coding sequence ATGGAACCCTGGCAACACACCTATAAAGACAAACTCATTTCTGCCCAAGCTGCGGCCCAGCTGACCATCTCCGGCCAGCTTGTCCGTCTCCACATCGGCAAACCGCCGATTCCCATTCTGGACGCCCTGGCCAAGCGCAACGGCCAGCTCGAGGATGTGACGCTGATCCAGTGCTTTCCGCTGTACAACCACCCGATCTGGAACGAGCCGGGCTACGAGCAGTCCTTCCACCTGATCGTCGATTATGTGGGCGCGGGCTGCCGCCAGGGCATGCAGCAACACTATGTGGACTTTCTGCCTCTGGACTATCCGCAGTACGCCAAGCAGGTGGAGGATGGACGCACCAACACCTGGCAGGCCGATATCTTCTACGGCGTGGTCTCGCCGCCCGACGAGCGGGGCTATTGCAGCTTTGGCAACGCCCTGTGGTACAACAAAGACGCGGCCAGGGCGGCCACATGCTTTGTCGCCGAGGTCGATCCGACCTTTATCCGGACCCACGGCGATAACTGGATTCACGTCTCGGAAATCGACTATCTGGTCGAGGAAACGGCGCCCTTTCCGGTCGGCACGGCTCCGCCGCCGGTCGAAGAACGGGGTACGCTCGAAGTGATCGGTGAGTTTGCCGCCGGTCTGATTCGTGACGGCGATACGGTCCAGATGGGTATCGGGGCTATTTCCGAGGCGATCGGCCTGTTTCTGATGGACCGTAACGATCTCGGCATCCACAGTGAGATCATGACCGCCAGTCACGTTGAACTGGTGAAACGCGGCATAGCCACCGGCAAATACAAAACCAGCCACCAGGGCAAGGCTGTCGCCGCCATGGTCGTGGGCGGGGCCGACCTGGAGTTCGTGGACAATAACCCGGCCTTTGAGCTGTACAGCGTGCTGTACACCAACTCGCTGCTGAATATCGCCGCCCAAAATCATCAGGTGGCGGTCAACAGCACCCTGGCCATTGACCTGACGGGTCAGGCTGCGGCCGAGTCGCTCGGCCCCCAGATGTACTCGGGCATTGGCGGGCAGATGACGTTCATGATGGGCGCGATGTACTCACACGGCGGGCGCTCCATCATGGTCCTGCCCTCCACGGCCAAAAGGGGCCAGCTGTCCCGGATCGTGCCCATGCTTGAGCCGGGCAGCACGCTCACCACCCCGCGCCAGTATGCAGACTATGTGGTGACCGAGTTCGGCATTGTGAATCTCCAGGGCAAGACCCAGCGTCAGCGGGCCGAGGCGCTTATCGAGATTGCCCACCCGGATTTTCAGCCCGAACTCAAGGCCCAGGCCAGAAGGATGTTCTGGCCGGTCTGA
- a CDS encoding LLM class flavin-dependent oxidoreductase produces MTRPIQFGLFQPQVGLPFPAISERALACEEAGFHSIWVTDHMWVGGLPQIDFLEGWTLMSALAAATNTIRIGSLVMCNSFRNPAFLAKMAASLDNISQGRLELGLGAGWMKAEYLGYGYEFPSGGTRANQLKEGVEIIKKMFTEDKASYQGEHYTISNAYNNPKPVQQPYPPITIGAAAERKMLKTVAQHADRWNCPAAVAHRLEKKWGVITEHCNTVGRDPQEIEISEQVVVVLGKDEPAFEAKWPIAKKTLGRLADLDKTALRGTPAQVIEGIKEKNAKGVSLFTMVFSDMAQDDFLDTLELFASEVMPAFR; encoded by the coding sequence ATGACACGCCCCATTCAATTTGGTCTGTTTCAGCCCCAGGTCGGCCTCCCCTTCCCGGCCATCAGCGAGCGCGCCCTGGCCTGCGAGGAAGCCGGCTTTCACTCCATCTGGGTGACCGATCACATGTGGGTCGGCGGTCTTCCGCAGATCGATTTTTTGGAGGGCTGGACGCTCATGTCGGCGCTGGCCGCCGCTACCAACACGATTCGGATCGGCAGTCTGGTAATGTGTAACTCGTTTCGCAACCCCGCCTTTCTGGCCAAGATGGCTGCCTCGCTCGACAACATCAGCCAGGGCCGGCTCGAACTCGGGCTGGGCGCGGGCTGGATGAAGGCCGAGTATCTGGGCTACGGCTACGAGTTTCCGTCCGGCGGCACGCGGGCCAATCAGCTGAAAGAGGGGGTCGAGATCATCAAGAAGATGTTCACCGAGGACAAAGCCTCCTACCAGGGCGAGCACTATACGATCAGCAATGCCTACAACAACCCGAAACCGGTCCAGCAGCCCTATCCGCCCATCACCATTGGCGCGGCCGCCGAGCGCAAGATGCTCAAAACCGTGGCCCAGCACGCCGACCGTTGGAACTGCCCGGCTGCGGTCGCCCACCGCCTGGAAAAGAAGTGGGGCGTCATCACCGAACACTGCAACACGGTCGGACGCGACCCCCAAGAGATCGAGATCTCCGAACAGGTGGTGGTGGTGCTGGGTAAGGATGAACCGGCCTTTGAGGCCAAATGGCCCATCGCCAAAAAGACCCTGGGACGCCTGGCCGACCTCGACAAGACGGCCCTGCGCGGCACGCCGGCCCAGGTCATCGAGGGCATCAAAGAGAAAAATGCCAAGGGTGTCAGCCTGTTCACGATGGTCTTCAGCGATATGGCCCAGGACGATTTTCTGGATACCCTGGAGCTGTTTGCCAGCGAGGTGATGCCCGCGTTTCGGTAG
- a CDS encoding SDR family oxidoreductase: MTIPYFDLTGKVALITGGSKGLGEQMAYGLAEVGADLALISRTQADLDRVAAEIRQASGRRVIGVAADVTSEADIERMVGQVMAEYGRIDILINNAGMGGTTPIRDLAEEEWDSYMNLNLKGPVFCAKHVGAEMAKRKKGTIINVSSLFSQIVARYMAAYGATKAALVHFTRTLALEWARDNIRVNALCPGYFETPMNAGFWATKGGKGIIARIPMQRVGNPPEIKPSVIFLASDANTFMTGTTLFVDGGHSLVG; this comes from the coding sequence ATGACCATTCCCTATTTTGACCTGACGGGTAAGGTGGCGCTGATCACCGGCGGGAGCAAGGGCCTGGGCGAGCAGATGGCCTATGGGCTGGCCGAGGTCGGCGCCGACCTGGCCCTGATCAGCCGCACCCAGGCCGATCTGGACAGGGTTGCAGCCGAGATTCGCCAGGCCAGCGGCCGCCGGGTGATTGGCGTGGCGGCCGATGTGACCAGCGAGGCCGATATCGAGCGTATGGTCGGGCAGGTCATGGCCGAGTATGGCCGGATCGATATCCTGATCAACAACGCCGGCATGGGCGGCACGACGCCGATTCGGGATCTGGCCGAGGAGGAGTGGGACAGCTACATGAACCTGAACCTCAAGGGACCGGTGTTCTGTGCCAAACACGTCGGTGCGGAAATGGCCAAGCGCAAAAAAGGCACAATCATCAACGTCTCCTCGCTGTTCTCGCAGATTGTGGCCCGCTATATGGCGGCCTACGGGGCGACCAAGGCCGCCCTGGTCCATTTCACGCGCACCCTGGCCCTGGAGTGGGCCCGGGACAACATCCGGGTCAACGCCCTGTGCCCGGGCTATTTTGAGACGCCGATGAACGCCGGTTTCTGGGCGACCAAGGGCGGCAAGGGCATTATCGCCAGGATTCCGATGCAGCGGGTCGGCAACCCCCCGGAAATCAAACCTTCAGTGATCTTTCTGGCGTCGGATGCCAACACCTTCATGACCGGCACCACCCTGTTTGTCGATGGCGGCCATAGCCTGGTGGGCTAG
- a CDS encoding BrnT family toxin, translating to MRIDGFIWLPDIISKLARKHHLNQDEVEEVFFNQPGYWFVERGHRPGENVYAATGQTDAGRYVIVFFIHKENNMALILSARDMDRKERRRHERK from the coding sequence ATGAGGATCGACGGCTTCATTTGGCTTCCTGATATCATCAGTAAGCTTGCGAGGAAGCACCACCTGAATCAGGATGAAGTAGAAGAGGTATTCTTTAACCAACCTGGGTACTGGTTTGTTGAGCGGGGACATCGCCCAGGAGAGAATGTCTATGCGGCAACAGGACAGACCGATGCGGGACGCTACGTCATTGTCTTTTTTATCCATAAAGAGAATAACATGGCCTTGATCCTGAGTGCCCGCGATATGGACAGAAAGGAGCGGAGACGTCATGAGCGAAAGTGA
- a CDS encoding nuclear transport factor 2 family protein, whose translation MSAEENKKLVLGFFEDMSAGNAEAFLGAMADNATWWIAGEPKNFPLAGTKTKAEFTQVIQGMGDAMPNGLKITAKGVTAEGNRVAVEAESYGEHANGKIYNNFYHFLIECESGKITAVREYLDTMHANDVLAG comes from the coding sequence ATGAGTGCAGAAGAGAACAAAAAACTGGTGCTGGGTTTCTTTGAAGACATGTCGGCCGGCAACGCCGAAGCGTTTCTGGGCGCCATGGCCGATAATGCGACCTGGTGGATCGCCGGGGAGCCCAAGAACTTTCCGCTGGCCGGCACAAAGACAAAGGCCGAGTTCACCCAGGTGATCCAGGGCATGGGCGACGCCATGCCCAACGGCCTGAAGATCACGGCCAAGGGCGTGACCGCCGAGGGCAACCGGGTCGCGGTCGAAGCCGAATCCTACGGCGAACACGCCAACGGCAAGATCTACAACAACTTCTACCACTTCCTGATCGAGTGCGAGAGCGGCAAGATCACCGCCGTCCGCGAGTACCTCGACACCATGCACGCCAACGACGTGCTGGCCGGCTAA
- a CDS encoding LLM class F420-dependent oxidoreductase: MRYGVHVNSGSSVTDPAVLRDMAQLAEDLGFSTILIGDHVVPARQIQTPFPLKIDNPPWAVYQEHDWPDCFVTLAYLAAATQRLRLGTSVILLPYRHPAVTAKMFATIDRLSAGRLICGVGIGWMQDEFGFLGLPFAERAAMSDEYARVIKALWTDEHPRISGRYVTLDRDVNFGPYPVQQPHPPIWVGGNSLPALRRVVSWGDGWQPVALPLAELEQKIHKLRDMVEAAGRDFNQLEITTLSMPDVSVAAARAYAALGLHELSMLTTTDQAPQLFAEMRRFADTLREAAG, from the coding sequence ATGCGCTACGGTGTGCATGTCAACAGCGGCTCGTCGGTGACCGACCCGGCGGTCTTGCGGGATATGGCCCAGCTGGCCGAAGACCTGGGCTTTTCGACCATCCTGATCGGCGACCACGTTGTTCCGGCCCGTCAGATCCAGACCCCTTTTCCCCTCAAGATAGACAATCCGCCCTGGGCCGTGTACCAGGAGCACGACTGGCCCGACTGCTTTGTGACCCTGGCCTACCTGGCTGCGGCGACCCAAAGGCTGCGTCTGGGCACAAGCGTCATTCTGCTGCCCTACCGCCATCCCGCGGTCACGGCCAAGATGTTTGCCACCATCGACCGGCTGTCGGCCGGACGCCTGATCTGCGGCGTGGGCATCGGCTGGATGCAGGATGAGTTTGGGTTTCTGGGCCTGCCGTTTGCCGAACGGGCGGCGATGAGCGATGAGTATGCCCGCGTCATCAAAGCCCTGTGGACGGACGAACATCCGCGCATCTCGGGCAGGTATGTGACGCTGGACCGGGATGTGAACTTTGGTCCGTATCCCGTCCAGCAGCCCCATCCTCCGATCTGGGTGGGCGGCAATTCGCTGCCGGCCCTGCGTCGTGTGGTCAGCTGGGGTGACGGCTGGCAGCCGGTGGCCCTGCCCCTGGCCGAGCTGGAGCAAAAAATACACAAGCTGCGGGACATGGTGGAAGCGGCCGGGCGGGATTTCAATCAGCTGGAGATCACCACCCTGAGCATGCCGGACGTGTCAGTGGCGGCTGCCCGGGCGTATGCAGCCCTCGGTCTGCACGAACTGTCCATGCTGACCACCACCGACCAGGCTCCCCAGCTGTTTGCCGAGATGCGCCGCTTTGCCGACACACTGCGCGAAGCGGCGGGCTGA
- a CDS encoding type II toxin-antitoxin system HicA family toxin: MSDKLPRVTAAEIIRALERGGFFLARQSGSHKIYRNDRGKRVTVPYHAGKIVHPKVLRSILRDADWTAETFQALLS; this comes from the coding sequence ATGAGCGATAAGCTCCCGCGGGTGACTGCGGCTGAGATAATCAGAGCCTTGGAGAGGGGTGGATTCTTTCTTGCCCGTCAGAGTGGGAGTCATAAGATCTACAGAAATGATCGAGGCAAAAGGGTGACAGTTCCTTACCACGCCGGCAAGATTGTTCACCCCAAGGTTCTGAGAAGCATCCTTCGAGACGCGGACTGGACAGCGGAGACATTTCAAGCCTTGCTCAGCTAA
- a CDS encoding type II toxin-antitoxin system HicB family antitoxin: MDTYRFCVVVERDQDGYFALCPELQGCYTQGETYEQALENMEDAIRLHIEDRLAAGEDIPQTESVSLTALEIAV, translated from the coding sequence ATGGATACCTATCGATTTTGTGTAGTCGTTGAAAGAGATCAGGACGGTTACTTTGCGCTGTGTCCTGAGCTCCAAGGCTGTTACACGCAGGGAGAAACGTACGAACAAGCTCTGGAAAATATGGAGGACGCTATTCGTCTCCATATCGAAGACCGGTTGGCCGCCGGGGAAGATATTCCTCAAACCGAATCAGTGAGTCTGACCGCGCTAGAAATTGCGGTATGA
- a CDS encoding metal-dependent hydrolase: MANFRTHVTVAAVGSGLLSTVCLGAGVASPGEVMTLSVVGTLGGILPDIDSDHSTPIQILFTVLGFVTAFLVVFAHVDQYSTLELWLLWLFVYVFIRYPTWLVFTRFTVHRGIFHSLAAGLFFGLLMTNLSYVVFACRPLLAWIIGSFVCIGYILHLLLDELFSVDFMSTRIKRSFGTAFKVIDYGNLGTSAAMVGSVCLLYLIAPEADSFADIFLNEETYQSMSARFWPSAGLFR; encoded by the coding sequence ATGGCCAATTTTCGGACGCATGTGACGGTGGCGGCAGTGGGCAGCGGGCTGTTGTCGACGGTGTGTCTGGGGGCTGGAGTGGCGAGTCCGGGCGAGGTCATGACCCTGTCGGTCGTCGGAACCCTGGGCGGGATTCTGCCCGATATTGACTCGGACCATTCCACCCCGATCCAGATTCTATTCACCGTCCTGGGTTTTGTGACCGCCTTCTTAGTGGTCTTCGCCCATGTCGATCAGTATTCCACGCTTGAACTGTGGCTGCTGTGGCTGTTTGTCTACGTCTTTATCCGCTATCCGACTTGGCTCGTCTTTACCCGTTTCACCGTCCATCGAGGGATCTTTCATTCGCTGGCGGCCGGGCTGTTTTTTGGTCTGCTGATGACCAACCTGAGCTATGTGGTCTTTGCCTGTCGTCCGCTTCTGGCCTGGATCATCGGCAGCTTTGTGTGCATCGGCTATATCCTTCACCTGCTCCTGGACGAACTCTTCAGCGTGGATTTCATGAGCACGCGGATCAAGCGTTCGTTCGGCACGGCATTCAAAGTGATCGATTACGGCAACCTGGGGACCTCGGCCGCCATGGTCGGGTCGGTATGTCTGCTGTATCTCATCGCCCCGGAGGCCGATTCCTTTGCCGATATCTTCTTGAACGAAGAGACCTACCAGAGCATGTCTGCCCGGTTTTGGCCCAGCGCCGGCCTGTTTCGCTAG